The nucleotide window ACCAGCGGCATCGCCTGTATCATCTTGGCCGAACTGCGCGGATAGATCACCGCGTCCGGGTCTCCCCAGGCCTCAATCACCTCGCCCGCGCCATTACAGATCACGGCATGGCCCAGATGCAGGCTTTCCACGATGTCTCCGCGCCAGATTTCGGTCAGGGGAACGGCATTCGTCACTTGGGGCCTCCGGTCGTCGGGCTGGTCGTCTCGGCGCGTCATTCCTACGGCGAAAATTCGCCAATTGCACCTTTCATGTCTCGCGTGTTTCAGGCTAGTATTGCAATGTCGAGAAGGAAATGGCTGCACGTGCAGAAAATCCCGTCAGGGGGTGAGTGCCGCCAGGGACGATTGAGGCAAAAGGACAGCTTGGAGGCTGGACAAATGGGATTATTCAAAGCATTCGGCGCCGCCGCGGCCCTGTTGGCCATGGTCGCGTCGGGCGCAACCGCACAAGACGAAAGCACCAACCAGGTCGCCGCGAAAACCGCGTGGAGCGTGTTCGAGGACGCCGACCCGAAAGAGTGCTGGGCCGTCAGCTCACCCACCGAGACGGTGAACACCAAGGATGGGCGCGTCGTCGCCGTCCGCCGTGGCGACATCCTGCTGATGACCTTCTTCCGGCCCGGCGCGGGCGTGGACGGTCAGATCACCTTTACCGGCGGCTACCCCTTCGCGGGCGGCTCGACCGTGAACGTCAATATCGGCGGCACCGAGTTCGAGATGTTCACCGAGGGCGAGTGGGCCTGGCCGGCAAGCGCGTCCGACGACGCCAAGATCATCGCCGCGATGAAGCGGGGCGCCGATGCCGTGCTCACCGCGCGGTCCGGGCGGGGCACGGTCACCAAGGACACGTTCTCGCTCTTGGGCTACACCGCCGCCCTGGAAGAAGCCGAGAACCGCTGCAAGTAAGCCTGGCCGCAAGCTAGCCGATGACGTCGCGCGGGGCCGCCGCGCGGCGCAAACGGTCATTGATCGCCCGGCCCAACCCGCTGTCCGGGATCGGTGCCACGGCGATTCCGCCTACATTGGCGGCGTCCAGCCGGTGCAGGTACCCGAAAAGATGCGCAGCCGCTTCCACCAGGTCGCCGGTGGGCGACAGGTTCAGATCGCTCTCCATCGGCCCGAAGCCCAGCATCAGCTCGCCCTCGGTCACCTCGGTCGCGTTCAGGCGCACCGCCGCCCCCGGCGCGTAATGCGAGGTCATCTGCCCCGGCGCGGTCAGCGTGCCGCCCTCGACATGCCGCTCCAGCGATGTGCCCAGCGCGGCCTCGATGGCCTCTGCCGGAATGCCCCCGGGCCGCAACAGCGTCGGCGCGCCGTCCAGCCCCAGGATGGTCGATTCCAGCCCCACGTCACAAGCCCCGCCCTCGACGATCGCCTCGATCCGGCCCGACAGGCCCGCCGCCACATGCGCCGGCTCGGTCGGGCTGATCCGCCCCGAGGGGTTGGCCGAGGGCGCCGCCACCGGCCCGCCGAACGCGCGCAGCAACGCCTGCGCCACGGGATGCGCGGGCACCCGCACCGCCAGCGTCGGCAACTCCGCCGTCACCAGCGGGGACAGCCCCGCCCCGCCCCGGATCGGCAAGACCAGCGTGATCGCCCCGGGCCAGAAGGCCGAGGCGAGGATTTCCGCCGCGTCCGACCACTCCACCAGCGTCCTGGCGACGTCGGCGTCGGGCACATGCACGATCAGCGGGTTGAAGCGGGGCCGCCCCTTGGCCTCGAAGATGCGCGCGACGGCCATGTCGTCCCGCGCATCCGCGCCCAGCCCGTAGACCGTCTCTGTCGGAAAGGCGACAAGCCCGCCCGCGCGCCAGACCTCCGCCGCCTGCGCATATCCCTCCGCATCGGCGGTCAGGTGTCGTGTCTCAAGTGTCATGGCCGGTCTGACGCCGCGTTTCTGTTGCCGTGTCGGGCGGGTGCAATAGTGTTGATGCCAAGCCCAAGTCACAGTTACAGATGCCCGTGCCGGATTCCAAGCCGCGCCGCCCACCGCCATTCGGGAGATACCGATGCCCTATCGCGCCCCTGTCGAGGATTTCCAGTTCCTGTTCGATCACGTGGTCGGCCTGGACCGCGTCACCGCCACCGACCGCTTCGCCGAGGCGACGCCGGATGTCACCTCCGCGATCCTGACCGAGGCCGGCAAGCTGTGCGAAGAGGTGCTGGCCCCCCTGCAACGTCCCGGCGACCTGCATCCCGCCAGGCTCGAAAACGGCGTCGTGCGCACCAGCCCCGGCTATGCCGAGGGCTACAAGGCCATCGCAGAAGGCGGCTGGGTTGCCATCGCCGCCGATCCCGAACATGGCGGCATGGGCCTGCCCATGACCGTGACCACCGCCGTGAATGACATGATGTCGGCCGCCTGCCTGTCCCTGCAACTCAGCCCCCTGATGACGCAAGGCCAGATCGAGGCGCTGGAGCATCACGCCAGCGACGCGCTCAAGCAGACCTACCTGCCCAAACTGGTCAGCGGCGAATGGACCGGCACCATGAACCTGACCGAGGCGCAGGCCGGCAGCGACGTCGGCGCGCTGTCCACCAAGGCCGTGCCGAACGGTGACGGCACCTACGCCATCACCGGCCAGAAGATCTATATCAGCTGGGGCGACAACGACTTCACCCCCAATGTCTGCCACCTTGTGCTGGCCCGCCTGCCCGACGCCAAGCCGGGGACCAAGGGCATCAGCCTGTTCCTCGTGCCGAAATTCATTCCTGACGAGAACGGCGAACCGGGCCGCGCCAATGACCTCAAGGTCGTCAGCCTGGAACACAAGATGGGCCTGCATGGCAGCCCCACCGCGGTGATGCAGTATGACGGCGCCACCGGCTGGCTGGTGGGCGAAGAACATGACGGGATGCGTGCCATGTTCACCATGATGAACAACGCCCGGCTGGGTGTCGGCACCCAAGGGGTGGGCGTGGCCGACGGCGCCTACCAGCACGCGCTGGCCTATGCGCAGGACCGCAAGCAGGGCCGCAGCACGATAGAGAACGGCACCGGCACCATCATAGACCACGCCAATGTGCGCCGGATGCTGGCCACGATGAAGGCCGAGACCTTCGCCGCCCGCGCCATCGCGCTCACCTGTGCCGCCGCCATCGACATGGAAACCGCCACCGCCGCGCCCGACTGGGCCGCCCGCGCCGCGTTCCTGACACCCATCGCCAAGGCGTTCGGCACCTATACCGGCATTTCCGTCGCCAACATGGGCATCCAGCTGCATGGCGGCATGGGCTTCATCGAGGAAACCGGCGCCGCGCAATACCTGCGCGATGTCCGCGTCACGGCGATCTACGAAGGCACCAACGGCATCCAGGCGATGGACCTCGTGGGCCGCAAGCTGATGGACGGGGGCGAGGCCGCCTATGCCCTCCTCGACGAGATCGAAAGCACCGCCGAGACCGCCCGCGCAAAGCGCCCCGAACTGGCCGAGCCCGTCTGGCAAGCCACCGAATCGCTGCGCGAAGCGACCGAGTGGATGGTCGCGCAGACCGAGATGAACAACCGCTTCGCCGGGGCCGTGCCGTTCCTGCGGGCCTTCGCGCGCGTCCTTGGCGGCCATGCGCACCTGCTGGCCGCGATGCACGACACCGATGGCACCCGCGCGCGCCTTGCGCGGTTCTACATCACCCGCATCCTGCCCGAGGCGCAGGCCCATATCGCCCACGCCACCGCCGGGGCGGATGACCTCTACGCCCTCGCTCCAGAAGACTTCGCAGCCTGATGGCCGACGGAAGCAAGATCGCCACCCCCTGGGACGAAGCTCCCGATCACGGCGCGGCCGTCGAGGTCGCGCCCGGCATCCTGTGGATCCGCCTGCCCCTGCCCATGGCGCTGGATCACGTCAACATCTACGCGCTGGACGAGGGCGACAGCTGGACCATCGTCGATACCGGCGTGCGCACCAAGCGCTCCATCGCGCTGTGGGAGGATGTGCTGGCCGCACCGCTGCAAGGCAAACCCGTCTCACGAATCATCCTCACCCATCACCACCCCGACCATATCGGCATGGCCGGCTGGCTGATGGACCTCTTCGGCGCCGAGCTGCTGATGACCCGCACCGCCTACCTGATGGCCCGGATGCTGATCCTCGATGTCGAGGAACGCCCCACCCCGCAGGCGCTTGAATTCTGGCAACGCGCGGGCATGGACCCGGACATCTTCGAGGCCCGCAAGACCGACCGCCCTTTCAACTTCGCGGACAGCTGCGCGCCCCTCCCGGTGGGCTATACCCGCCTGCAACAGGGCGGCACGCTCACCGCCGGGGGGCGCGATTGGGACATCCATGTGGGCCACGGCCACGCGCCCGAACACCTGACGCTCTGGTCCCGCGACGACGCGCTGGTGATCGCGGGCGATCAGATCATCTCGTCCATCAGCCCCAATATCGGCGTCTACCCCACCGAACCCGACGCCGACCCGCTGGGCGAATGGCTGGACAGCTGCGCGCGTCTGTCGGCCCTCGCCCGTCCCGATCAACTGGTCCTGTCGGGTCACAAGCTGCCTTTCACCGGCCTGCCCACACGAATGCGCCAACTGGCCGAGAATCACCACGGCGCGCTCAAGCGGCTTGAGAAACACCTCGCCACGCCCCGCACCGCCGCCCAGTGCTTCCCGCCGCTCTTCAAGCGCAGGATCGACGGCGGCACCTACGGGCTTGCCCTGGTCGAAGCGGTTGCACATCTCAACCACCTGCATCAGGCTGGCCGCGTCACGCGGACCCTGGACGACGACGGCGCGTGGCTCTGGCAAGCGAAGGACTAGACCCGCCATGGACGACAAGATCGAGACCACCGCCGAACATGTCGAACGCGCGGTCTTCGCCCGCTGTCACGAGGTTCACGCCGATCCCGACACGCGCTGCACCGAGGTGCCCGAGAAACTGGCAACCAAACAGGCCGTGGCGAGAAAGAGTGCCGCGCAGTGGGCCTACGAGCGGCTGATTCTCTATATCCAGAACTTCGAGAAGACGCTGGATAACGAACACGAGGTCGCCATGGGCTTCGCCGGTGGCGGCCCCGGCACCCTGAGGATCGAGGGGATGGGCTATTTCGATCCCGACATCGTCACCTTCTACGGCTCCGACCCTTCGGGCGCCAAGACCCAGCTGATCCAGCATGTCAGCCAGCTTGGCGTGATGCTCCGCGCCCTGCCCAAGCCGTCCGAGACCGCCGAGCCGGTGCGCATCGGCTTCCGCCTGGCGCAGGATCTCGAAACCTCTGCCTGACTGCGACGTTCCGGGCCGTGACAGCCACATCGGAATCCGTTATCCAGTCGCAAACAGTGACAACCGCACACAAGGATCGTGATCATGGCCAACGAACACAAGCACGGCGAAATGGACATCAAGGTTCAGGAAAAGACCTTCGAGGGCTTCCTGAAGGCATCGACCTACGTCGCGGCCGGCTCCATCATCTTTCTTATCCTGCTGGCGATGATCAACGTCTAGGCCGAGCGTCGTCACATCGACAGGCATGCGACGCCCCCGCAGGACACTGAGGGGGCGTTTTGTTTTGCCCTGATCTGCCCGCATTCGCGCGGCCCGTCACCCCACCAGGTACAGCATCAGGTACAGCGCAAAGCCGCCCGAAAGAATCGCCGCGATGATGTTGCGGGTCCATCCTCCCACAACGACGGTGGCCGCCGCCGCCACCAGACGCGCCGGGTCCGGCTCTCCGTCCGTTGCCGCGGGCCACAGCACCAGCGGCGCAACCAATCCCGGCAGGATAGCGACGGCGGTATAGCGCAGGTGCCGCAACAGCCATGGCGGCAGCGGCCTGTCCCCGACGATGCCGATAAAGAAGAACCGCAGCGCATAGCTGCCCAGCCCCAAAAGGACGATCACGGTCCAGACGGTCGCGCTGTCCATCACACGCTCCCTTCGGGCTGCGTCCGCCGCTCGATCTCGGCCCCGGTCATCATTGCCGCGATCCCCGCCGCGAACAGACCGAGGTTATAGGGCAGGAAGGAAAGGACCAGCGCCCCCACGACCGAGACCAGCGCAGCCGCCAGGTGCGCGCGCGTGCGCAGCATCGGCATGATCAGCGCGATGAAGGTGATCGGCACCGCGAAATCCAGCGCCATCCACTCGGGGATCGCACTGCCCAGAACAGCGCCTACCACCGTGAACAGGTACCAGAACGGGCAGACCGGCACGACCGTCCCCCAGAAATAGACCAGCTTCTGGCGCAGGCTCCATTGCCGATTCTGTTCATAGCGGATCGAGGCGAGTGCATAGCTCTGATCGACGATGAAATACGCCGCCAGCGCCCGGTGCCACAGCGGCGCGGCCCCCAGATAGGGCGTCAGCGCGGCGGAATACATCGCCATCCGCAGGTTCACCGCCAGCGCCGAGGCCAGCACCAGGATCACCGGCGCGTTGTCCACCATCAGCGCGAGCGCCGTGAACTGCGCCGCCCCCGCGATTACCGCAAAGGAAAAGGTCAGCGCCTCCAGCACGTTCAGCCCGGCCTCGGTCGCCACCACGCCAAACAGGGTGGCAAAGGGCGACACCACCAAAATAAAGGGGGCCGCATCGCGTACCCCTTTGAAGAAAATCGACTTGTCGGTTTCCGTTGTCATCCGAAGATCTTACGTTACCACTTACCCAAGGGATGCCTATCCTGCAATTAGAGGGATCGCAATTGGCGAAGACCGACAATCTGAACGCGTACATCATAGCCCCTGACCCCAAAGCGCCCCGCCTGACGCGGGCCGTGGACGGCGCGGACCATGACGGCAATCCCACGAATATTGCGGTGGTCGAGGAACGGCCCCTGACGATCTTCCTCAACGGTCAGGAAATCGTCACCGCCATGACCATCGGGGACTATCCCGACTATCTCGCCCTCGGCTTCCTGCGAAACCAGGGGATGCTCAAGGATGGCGAAACGGTCAAGGGCGTCGATTACGAGGAGGATCTCGAAACCGTCGTCGTGCGCACCGATGGCGAAACGACCTATGAGGAAAAGCTGAAGAAAAAGACCCGCACCTCGGGCTGTGCCGTCGGCACCGTCTTCGGCGACATGATGGAAGGGCTGGAGGACACGACCCTGCCCGACCTCAAGGTGAAAACCTCGGACCTCTACGCACTGTCGGCGACGATCAACCGCACACCGTCCCTGTACCTCGAGGCCGGCGCGATCCACGGCACCGTACTTTGTCAGGGCGACCGCCCGCTCGTTTACATGGAGGATGTCGGCCGCCACAACGCCGTCGACAAGATCGCCGGCTGGATGCTGTCGGAAGGCGTCTCGCCCGACGACAAGCTGCTCTACACCACCGGGCGGCTGACCTCGGAAATGGTCATCAAGACCGCCCTCATGGGCATCCCCGCGCTGGCCTCCCGCTCCGGTTTCACTGCCTGGGGGGTCGAGATCGCGCGCGAGGTCGGCCTCACCCTGATCGGCCGGATGCGCGGCCGCCGCTTCGTCTGCCTCGCGGGCGAGGAACGCCTGGTGCGCGACGCCGACCCGGCCTCGATCCCGGACGAAGACAAGAAGCACCGCCGCAAAAGCGCCGACGCATGAGTTACCAGTTCCAAAGCAACGCCCCGCTCGGCGTCGAGTTGTTCATCAAGGCGTCGCACCGCCAACCCATGATGAACGCGCTTCACCGCGCCTACCTGCCGATGCAGGCCTTCATCCTCGGCCTGATGGTCTTCGTCATCGCGGGGTGTATCGCCATCGGTCTCCTGCTGATCGCATGGCTCGACGTGGACGGCACGATCGGCACCCTTCTGCTCACGCTGCTGCCCTTCGCCGTCGCCGCGCTCATCTGGTTGGGCTTCATGCGCAGCATCGCGCGCGGCATGTACCGCCGAATGCTCGATTCACCGCTCTACAACGGCCCTGTCCGCTACGACGTAACGCAGAAGGGCTTCGCCATGACCTCCGACACCGCCCACTGGTCGGTGGATTGGCCCGCAATGGACAAGGTCACGCGCCACCCGTCGGGTCTCTTCATGTATGCTGGCGGCTTCATCTACGCCATCCCGAAAGAGGCCGCGCCCGCCGATCAATATGACGCCATGTGGGACGACATCAGACACTGGTTCGAGGCCTCGCAATGACCGGGCCTCTCGGCGTGATCCTCGCGGGTGGCCTCGCCACCCGGATGGGCGGCGGCGACAAGGGGCTGTTGCCGCTGGGCGACGGCACGATCCTGAATCAGGTCATTGCGCGCCTGTCGCCGCAAGTGGCGGGCATGGCGCTCAACGCCAATGGCGACCCCACCCGGTTCGACGCGTTCGGCCTGCCTGTTTTGCCCGACCCCCTGCCCGATTTCCCCGGGCCTCTCGTGGGAGTTCTCGCCGGGCTCGACTGGGCCGCGACCCAAGGCGCCGACACCATCGTGACAGTCGCCGCCGACACGCCCTTCTTCCCGGAAACCCTCGTCGCCCACCTCTCCGACACGGCACAGGACATGCCCC belongs to Roseovarius sp. THAF27 and includes:
- the mobA gene encoding molybdenum cofactor guanylyltransferase MobA; translated protein: MTGPLGVILAGGLATRMGGGDKGLLPLGDGTILNQVIARLSPQVAGMALNANGDPTRFDAFGLPVLPDPLPDFPGPLVGVLAGLDWAATQGADTIVTVAADTPFFPETLVAHLSDTAQDMPHPLVLAATPRGADEKTKSMSRSGLIRHPTFGLWPTALRDDLRAALQDGLRKVVIWTEKHGGREALFDIAGDPFFNVNTPEDLARAQDMMKDHG
- a CDS encoding AzlC family ABC transporter permease: MTTETDKSIFFKGVRDAAPFILVVSPFATLFGVVATEAGLNVLEALTFSFAVIAGAAQFTALALMVDNAPVILVLASALAVNLRMAMYSAALTPYLGAAPLWHRALAAYFIVDQSYALASIRYEQNRQWSLRQKLVYFWGTVVPVCPFWYLFTVVGAVLGSAIPEWMALDFAVPITFIALIMPMLRTRAHLAAALVSVVGALVLSFLPYNLGLFAAGIAAMMTGAEIERRTQPEGSV
- a CDS encoding AzlD domain-containing protein, translated to MMDSATVWTVIVLLGLGSYALRFFFIGIVGDRPLPPWLLRHLRYTAVAILPGLVAPLVLWPAATDGEPDPARLVAAAATVVVGGWTRNIIAAILSGGFALYLMLYLVG
- a CDS encoding L-threonylcarbamoyladenylate synthase; translation: MTLETRHLTADAEGYAQAAEVWRAGGLVAFPTETVYGLGADARDDMAVARIFEAKGRPRFNPLIVHVPDADVARTLVEWSDAAEILASAFWPGAITLVLPIRGGAGLSPLVTAELPTLAVRVPAHPVAQALLRAFGGPVAAPSANPSGRISPTEPAHVAAGLSGRIEAIVEGGACDVGLESTILGLDGAPTLLRPGGIPAEAIEAALGTSLERHVEGGTLTAPGQMTSHYAPGAAVRLNATEVTEGELMLGFGPMESDLNLSPTGDLVEAAAHLFGYLHRLDAANVGGIAVAPIPDSGLGRAINDRLRRAAAPRDVIG
- a CDS encoding aa3-type cytochrome c oxidase subunit IV — protein: MANEHKHGEMDIKVQEKTFEGFLKASTYVAAGSIIFLILLAMINV
- a CDS encoding MBL fold metallo-hydrolase: MADGSKIATPWDEAPDHGAAVEVAPGILWIRLPLPMALDHVNIYALDEGDSWTIVDTGVRTKRSIALWEDVLAAPLQGKPVSRIILTHHHPDHIGMAGWLMDLFGAELLMTRTAYLMARMLILDVEERPTPQALEFWQRAGMDPDIFEARKTDRPFNFADSCAPLPVGYTRLQQGGTLTAGGRDWDIHVGHGHAPEHLTLWSRDDALVIAGDQIISSISPNIGVYPTEPDADPLGEWLDSCARLSALARPDQLVLSGHKLPFTGLPTRMRQLAENHHGALKRLEKHLATPRTAAQCFPPLFKRRIDGGTYGLALVEAVAHLNHLHQAGRVTRTLDDDGAWLWQAKD
- a CDS encoding YcxB family protein — encoded protein: MSYQFQSNAPLGVELFIKASHRQPMMNALHRAYLPMQAFILGLMVFVIAGCIAIGLLLIAWLDVDGTIGTLLLTLLPFAVAALIWLGFMRSIARGMYRRMLDSPLYNGPVRYDVTQKGFAMTSDTAHWSVDWPAMDKVTRHPSGLFMYAGGFIYAIPKEAAPADQYDAMWDDIRHWFEASQ
- the fdhD gene encoding formate dehydrogenase accessory sulfurtransferase FdhD produces the protein MAKTDNLNAYIIAPDPKAPRLTRAVDGADHDGNPTNIAVVEERPLTIFLNGQEIVTAMTIGDYPDYLALGFLRNQGMLKDGETVKGVDYEEDLETVVVRTDGETTYEEKLKKKTRTSGCAVGTVFGDMMEGLEDTTLPDLKVKTSDLYALSATINRTPSLYLEAGAIHGTVLCQGDRPLVYMEDVGRHNAVDKIAGWMLSEGVSPDDKLLYTTGRLTSEMVIKTALMGIPALASRSGFTAWGVEIAREVGLTLIGRMRGRRFVCLAGEERLVRDADPASIPDEDKKHRRKSADA
- a CDS encoding acyl-CoA dehydrogenase, which gives rise to MPYRAPVEDFQFLFDHVVGLDRVTATDRFAEATPDVTSAILTEAGKLCEEVLAPLQRPGDLHPARLENGVVRTSPGYAEGYKAIAEGGWVAIAADPEHGGMGLPMTVTTAVNDMMSAACLSLQLSPLMTQGQIEALEHHASDALKQTYLPKLVSGEWTGTMNLTEAQAGSDVGALSTKAVPNGDGTYAITGQKIYISWGDNDFTPNVCHLVLARLPDAKPGTKGISLFLVPKFIPDENGEPGRANDLKVVSLEHKMGLHGSPTAVMQYDGATGWLVGEEHDGMRAMFTMMNNARLGVGTQGVGVADGAYQHALAYAQDRKQGRSTIENGTGTIIDHANVRRMLATMKAETFAARAIALTCAAAIDMETATAAPDWAARAAFLTPIAKAFGTYTGISVANMGIQLHGGMGFIEETGAAQYLRDVRVTAIYEGTNGIQAMDLVGRKLMDGGEAAYALLDEIESTAETARAKRPELAEPVWQATESLREATEWMVAQTEMNNRFAGAVPFLRAFARVLGGHAHLLAAMHDTDGTRARLARFYITRILPEAQAHIAHATAGADDLYALAPEDFAA
- a CDS encoding invasion associated locus B family protein, with translation MVASGATAQDESTNQVAAKTAWSVFEDADPKECWAVSSPTETVNTKDGRVVAVRRGDILLMTFFRPGAGVDGQITFTGGYPFAGGSTVNVNIGGTEFEMFTEGEWAWPASASDDAKIIAAMKRGADAVLTARSGRGTVTKDTFSLLGYTAALEEAENRCK